The following are from one region of the Bacillus thuringiensis genome:
- a CDS encoding M56 family metallopeptidase, translating to MIEKFINIYLPAFFDWMIETSIMASILVGLILCIKVLFRNKLTPRWQYMLWIILIIRLVLPWSPDSSYSIYSVLTYKNDDVFISSQNPVASILTKERMQELKNIDNTKELTKEDTYTSSSTQTTQTNKTQTYNNEKQDEKTVPFYTIFIYIWLTGVILLCFATFIMNRRLLLYIKKQPVITDEKIIQIFEKCKHSMSIQRNIPLFVSGKVSSPTVFGFIRPKLLLSTVHMEILDEQQLRYIFYHELAHIKRRDVGVNWLMHGLLILNWFNPILWYAYSCMREDQELACDALALTCIDSEEQIAYGHTIISLLEHYSSYYQIPSIANFSKNKRALKRRILMIKKFQKKSYRWSAIGAVAVIAVSSVSLLNARADQPTNPEKQQLEVKNNMKELKTRTDAPIQRIVEKMIGTKEQAEAEFFVSEGDYNTLLTEIGVARNLFTKEEFDRFITLETEAHILDKKVRQVGSPEKLDPEEEKKYEKNSEEIGPFREKIHSHFRLTKKEAQKYVDFPINTPSYVVKGFKLTGEGVNTPMTTGKMNPDFIYEYQNESKDNVYIVHQSAVTAEGIEFSNKKADYNEKVTNYELEGTKITLVESLDTEETYKVMQMIVPAKGKNSAFQVFIIAGDLSKEETEKVMLSFLK from the coding sequence GTGATAGAAAAATTTATAAATATCTATCTACCTGCTTTTTTTGATTGGATGATTGAGACTTCCATTATGGCTAGTATATTAGTGGGCCTAATTTTGTGTATCAAGGTCTTGTTTAGAAATAAGTTAACTCCACGTTGGCAATATATGCTATGGATCATATTAATTATAAGACTTGTATTACCTTGGTCGCCAGATAGTTCCTATAGTATCTATTCTGTTCTTACTTACAAGAATGATGATGTATTTATTTCTAGCCAAAACCCTGTAGCTAGTATTCTTACAAAAGAACGTATGCAAGAATTGAAGAATATAGATAATACAAAGGAGCTCACAAAAGAAGATACTTATACCTCAAGTTCAACACAAACAACTCAGACAAATAAGACACAAACATACAATAATGAAAAGCAGGATGAAAAGACGGTTCCATTCTATACAATCTTTATATACATTTGGCTTACTGGAGTTATCCTTCTATGCTTTGCTACTTTTATAATGAACAGGCGTTTATTACTTTACATAAAAAAACAACCTGTTATTACAGATGAAAAGATTATCCAGATTTTTGAAAAGTGTAAGCACTCTATGTCTATTCAACGGAATATCCCTCTATTTGTATCTGGAAAGGTTTCCAGTCCAACAGTGTTCGGATTTATTCGTCCCAAGTTGTTATTGTCAACTGTACATATGGAAATATTAGATGAACAACAGTTACGATATATTTTTTATCATGAATTAGCTCACATCAAGCGAAGAGATGTTGGTGTGAACTGGCTTATGCATGGCTTACTCATTTTAAATTGGTTTAATCCAATTCTATGGTATGCCTACTCATGTATGCGGGAAGATCAAGAACTAGCATGCGATGCATTAGCTCTTACATGTATAGATTCAGAGGAACAAATTGCGTATGGACATACTATTATTAGTCTATTGGAACACTACTCAAGTTATTATCAAATACCAAGTATAGCAAATTTTAGTAAAAACAAGAGAGCGTTAAAAAGGAGAATTCTAATGATTAAAAAATTCCAAAAAAAATCATATCGTTGGTCTGCGATAGGGGCTGTGGCAGTGATTGCAGTATCATCTGTATCCTTATTAAACGCCCGTGCTGATCAGCCGACTAACCCTGAGAAACAACAATTAGAAGTGAAAAATAATATGAAAGAATTAAAAACACGAACGGATGCTCCTATACAGCGAATTGTAGAAAAAATGATTGGTACAAAAGAACAAGCAGAAGCAGAATTTTTTGTTTCCGAAGGAGACTATAATACTTTACTTACAGAGATTGGAGTGGCGAGGAATCTGTTTACGAAAGAAGAATTTGATCGATTCATTACATTGGAAACAGAAGCACATATTTTAGATAAAAAAGTAAGGCAAGTAGGAAGTCCTGAAAAGTTAGACCCAGAAGAGGAAAAAAAATATGAGAAAAACAGTGAAGAAATTGGACCATTTAGAGAGAAAATTCATTCGCATTTTAGATTAACTAAAAAGGAAGCACAGAAATATGTTGATTTTCCAATTAACACCCCAAGTTATGTGGTAAAAGGGTTTAAATTAACTGGAGAAGGTGTTAATACACCGATGACTACTGGAAAAATGAATCCCGATTTTATTTATGAATATCAAAATGAAAGTAAAGATAATGTATATATTGTGCACCAATCTGCAGTTACTGCTGAGGGAATAGAATTCTCGAATAAAAAAGCGGATTATAATGAAAAGGTAACAAATTATGAATTAGAAGGTACAAAAATAACCTTAGTTGAAAGTCTTGATACAGAGGAAACCTATAAAGTAATGCAAATGATTGTTCCTGCAAAAGGAAAGAATAGCGCTTTTCAAGTCTTTATTATTGCAGGTGATTTAAGTAAAGAAGAAACAGAGAAAGTTATGCTGTCCTTTCTAAAATAA
- a CDS encoding DUF3902 family protein has translation MKPVLKYIIISLVFSIVGVCWALFDIFMLDADWLLIWIGVLMAYLSLYIVIGLYSRKTYDSKLAKVLLKTIITTFSFGALGISFGVVHEILGPLSLTLMTWYWFIMIFLYLIPIILLSILVLVSSKNHNFPGVYSILIILNILLTLWPLLWPLFINFMGSGMNASAGW, from the coding sequence ATGAAACCAGTTTTAAAATATATAATTATTTCCCTTGTTTTTTCAATAGTAGGGGTGTGTTGGGCGCTGTTTGACATCTTTATGTTAGATGCAGACTGGCTATTGATTTGGATAGGTGTATTAATGGCATATCTATCGTTGTATATTGTGATAGGTCTATATAGTAGAAAAACGTACGATTCAAAATTGGCTAAAGTGCTTCTAAAAACAATAATTACAACCTTTAGTTTTGGAGCATTAGGAATATCATTCGGAGTTGTACACGAGATATTAGGACCATTGAGTCTTACTTTAATGACATGGTATTGGTTTATAATGATATTTTTATATTTAATACCCATAATATTATTATCGATTTTAGTATTGGTAAGTAGTAAAAATCATAATTTCCCTGGGGTATATAGTATACTTATAATTCTAAATATACTTCTTACGTTATGGCCGTTATTATGGCCATTATTTATTAATTTTATGGGATCTGGTATGAATGCAAGTGCAGGATGGTAG
- a CDS encoding GntR family transcriptional regulator — protein sequence MEIDFSPNIPIYIQVMEYIKKEIVTGRLAPGDKIPAVRELASELQVNPNTIQRTFQELEREGIAVTRRGTGRFVTSEGEKITELRKEMATELLDNFINGMDNLGFTKEEILPILHSSLEKKRKENE from the coding sequence ATGGAAATTGATTTTTCTCCTAATATCCCGATTTATATTCAGGTAATGGAATACATAAAAAAGGAAATTGTAACAGGTCGTTTAGCACCGGGTGATAAAATCCCAGCTGTACGTGAACTAGCCAGTGAATTACAAGTGAATCCCAATACGATTCAACGCACATTTCAAGAGCTAGAACGAGAAGGTATTGCTGTGACACGAAGAGGAACAGGGAGATTTGTAACGAGTGAAGGAGAAAAGATTACTGAACTACGCAAAGAAATGGCAACAGAGTTGCTTGATAATTTTATAAATGGAATGGACAATTTAGGATTTACGAAAGAAGAAATTCTTCCAATCCTCCATTCTTCATTAGAAAAGAAAAGGAAGGAAAACGAATGA
- a CDS encoding ABC transporter ATP-binding protein, with protein sequence MTELLKIENLWKRYNLKTVLQDLSATISEGKIIGLVGDNGSGKTTLLKMIAGLRYPSKGTITIEGQKVGIETKKTVSFMPDSPVFDEWMTIKDAVVFYRDFYSDFDFHQAMDLIAEFKMPLEEHIVALSKGGVEKLQLILTFSRKAKLYILDEPLGGIDLVSRKHVLDLILKFYREDCTILISTHLIEETENIFDEVIFLKDGTIILHENVEEIRFHHGKAVHELFREVFEQ encoded by the coding sequence ATGACAGAGTTATTAAAAATTGAAAATCTGTGGAAAAGATATAACTTAAAAACAGTGCTTCAAGATTTAAGTGCAACAATTTCTGAAGGGAAAATTATTGGTCTTGTTGGTGATAATGGTAGCGGAAAAACGACATTATTAAAAATGATTGCTGGTTTGCGTTATCCTTCTAAAGGAACTATCACAATTGAAGGTCAGAAGGTAGGAATAGAAACAAAGAAAACTGTTTCATTTATGCCTGATAGTCCTGTTTTTGACGAGTGGATGACGATAAAAGATGCTGTAGTTTTCTATCGGGATTTTTATAGTGACTTTGATTTTCATCAGGCAATGGACTTAATAGCTGAGTTTAAAATGCCATTAGAAGAGCATATAGTTGCTTTATCAAAAGGTGGAGTGGAAAAATTACAACTTATCTTAACTTTCTCCAGGAAAGCAAAGTTATATATATTAGATGAGCCATTGGGTGGAATTGATCTTGTTTCTAGAAAACATGTACTAGATTTAATTCTTAAATTTTACCGAGAAGATTGTACCATTCTCATTTCAACTCATTTAATAGAAGAAACCGAAAATATATTTGATGAAGTAATCTTTTTAAAAGACGGAACTATTATATTACATGAAAACGTAGAGGAAATTCGTTTTCATCACGGGAAAGCAGTACATGAATTGTTTAGGGAGGTGTTTGAGCAATGA
- a CDS encoding Bax inhibitor-1/YccA family protein produces the protein MKTSNPMLKKDKFHEKKTSASTMTIGGTIGKTFILLILLLAASVYSYVQMTQETMKIPVLIGIIIVTLIVAFVVIFVPRISPICAPIYAILQGVLLGSISAYYTMRFGDSIALTAVLLTISILFSMLVLYATRIVKVTKKFRAVVTVATLGIFIMYFIVFLLSILGVTVPYIHQGGTISIIISAIVIVVAALDLLLDFDSIEHGTHSGAPKYMEWYSAVGLMMTLVWLYLEILRLVTYIMKNKD, from the coding sequence ATGAAAACATCTAATCCAATGTTAAAAAAAGACAAATTCCATGAAAAGAAGACAAGCGCTTCTACGATGACAATAGGTGGAACGATAGGAAAAACATTCATTTTGCTTATCTTACTTCTTGCAGCATCTGTCTATTCCTACGTACAGATGACACAAGAGACAATGAAAATACCCGTGTTAATTGGAATTATAATAGTTACTCTAATTGTCGCTTTTGTGGTTATATTCGTTCCGCGCATATCCCCAATTTGCGCACCGATTTACGCAATATTACAAGGGGTTTTATTAGGAAGTATTTCAGCATATTATACAATGCGCTTTGGTGATTCTATCGCTTTAACTGCCGTATTACTAACAATTTCGATTTTATTTTCCATGTTAGTGTTATACGCAACTCGAATAGTAAAAGTAACTAAAAAGTTTCGTGCGGTTGTAACGGTTGCAACACTTGGAATTTTTATTATGTATTTTATTGTTTTCTTATTGAGCATCTTAGGGGTGACTGTTCCATATATTCATCAAGGTGGGACAATTAGTATTATCATAAGTGCAATTGTAATTGTTGTTGCTGCATTAGATTTATTACTAGATTTTGATTCAATTGAACATGGTACTCATAGTGGAGCACCAAAGTATATGGAATGGTACAGCGCAGTAGGACTTATGATGACATTAGTATGGTTATATCTAGAGATCCTTCGTCTGGTTACTTACATTATGAAAAACAAAGACTAG
- a CDS encoding helix-turn-helix domain-containing protein: MTQDLLFITKPTVTTKEAADLLGVTVQTILKKEKDGLIECVYKDNWKQFGSKIFYLEDIERLQNQNKVKGLSTKEVAEILNVAPSTIFTYIKSGKLPATMIEKRGKQVYLIDEEELEIFMLDYEKTKTKERKTFITKIQNEDIYLYQLLTHQHNGKTARVIEINGADGKILTEDEDIFPISTYKQHDYTFEPFIKKAVITKRGYLSFSFKKPQLFNSITYNLINLFYKELGITNMRLSISADTIKLEIKPFVLQVDPLQFQEEIKYLHSHMKSGTILPHVEGIYFKSNVEPLTFHADHEFKQKVVQMAAEAGMRQEEFLLQAVKSYITNLKKH, encoded by the coding sequence ATGACACAAGATTTATTGTTCATTACAAAACCTACTGTAACGACCAAAGAGGCAGCTGACTTATTAGGAGTAACGGTACAAACAATTTTAAAAAAAGAAAAAGATGGATTAATAGAATGTGTATATAAAGATAACTGGAAGCAATTCGGTAGTAAGATTTTCTATTTAGAGGATATTGAACGTTTACAAAATCAAAATAAGGTTAAAGGCCTTAGCACAAAAGAAGTAGCTGAAATTCTTAATGTTGCACCATCTACTATCTTTACATACATCAAATCTGGAAAATTACCCGCCACAATGATAGAAAAAAGAGGAAAACAAGTATATCTTATCGATGAGGAAGAACTAGAGATTTTTATGCTTGATTATGAAAAAACCAAAACAAAAGAGCGAAAAACATTCATTACGAAAATTCAAAATGAAGATATATACTTATATCAATTATTAACACATCAACATAACGGAAAAACAGCTAGGGTAATAGAGATCAATGGAGCAGACGGTAAGATTCTTACAGAAGACGAGGATATTTTCCCTATATCCACTTATAAACAACATGATTACACCTTTGAACCATTCATTAAAAAAGCGGTAATTACAAAACGAGGGTATTTATCTTTTTCCTTTAAAAAACCTCAATTATTTAATTCCATTACTTATAATCTAATAAACTTATTTTATAAGGAGCTAGGTATCACAAATATGAGATTGAGTATTTCAGCAGATACTATCAAATTAGAAATTAAACCTTTCGTATTACAAGTAGATCCATTGCAGTTTCAAGAAGAGATTAAGTACTTACATTCTCATATGAAATCTGGCACGATTCTTCCACATGTAGAAGGTATTTACTTTAAAAGTAATGTAGAGCCATTAACTTTTCATGCAGATCATGAATTTAAGCAAAAAGTAGTTCAAATGGCAGCGGAAGCTGGTATGAGACAGGAAGAATTCTTATTGCAAGCTGTAAAATCTTATATAACAAATTTAAAAAAACACTAA
- a CDS encoding tyrosine-type recombinase/integrase produces the protein MNKKNVKENLLIINNQSEYMDTYVENIKDIVPYLYNNSYIDMVEDKMEVAEKEGKGKYTYLSDIEVIYHFVHLQKDMDEKKNRKEDTKKSYISEILSFCQCMVQHAEEFELNGEEVQQKDSLLKTLQPWHIRKYNSWLKRVENGRNGETYAVATLAKKTVLIRSFLKHLHVFSYIEKPLHEELQRANVNEQDRPNRDLSYDEVMKILGFYKERGHLVNYTILLALASTGARIQELCTARVKDLHYDGKYWLKITGKGDKVRELFISEHLYQCICEMRLRRGCQTVLDKGDESPVFINQRGNTYNSKTLSNQVTDMIKKTNLEFLLYRENPVTAHTFRHAFAIMAVEQGNADLYHLMQTLGHENIQTTKIYLEKHMKRKNNVGSTFADMLV, from the coding sequence ATGAATAAAAAAAATGTAAAAGAAAATTTATTAATTATAAACAATCAAAGTGAGTATATGGATACATATGTAGAGAATATAAAAGATATCGTTCCATATCTATATAACAACAGTTATATAGATATGGTGGAAGATAAGATGGAGGTTGCAGAAAAAGAAGGAAAGGGTAAATATACGTATTTAAGTGACATAGAAGTCATTTATCATTTCGTACATTTACAAAAAGATATGGATGAGAAGAAGAATAGAAAAGAGGATACGAAAAAGAGTTATATCTCAGAAATCTTATCATTTTGTCAGTGCATGGTGCAGCATGCAGAAGAATTTGAATTGAATGGGGAAGAGGTACAGCAAAAGGACTCTTTATTGAAAACATTGCAACCTTGGCATATACGTAAATACAATTCTTGGTTGAAACGGGTAGAGAACGGTAGGAATGGTGAAACGTATGCAGTCGCGACACTTGCAAAGAAAACAGTGCTCATTCGTTCTTTTCTAAAACATCTACATGTATTTTCTTATATTGAAAAGCCTCTTCATGAAGAACTACAGCGCGCAAATGTGAATGAGCAGGATCGGCCAAATCGGGACCTATCCTATGATGAGGTTATGAAAATTTTAGGATTTTATAAAGAAAGAGGACATTTAGTAAACTATACAATTTTACTGGCTCTAGCAAGTACTGGTGCAAGAATTCAAGAATTGTGCACCGCGAGAGTGAAAGATTTACATTATGACGGAAAGTACTGGTTAAAAATCACTGGAAAAGGGGATAAAGTGCGTGAACTTTTTATTTCGGAACATTTATATCAATGTATTTGTGAAATGAGGCTGAGAAGAGGGTGCCAAACGGTATTGGATAAAGGGGATGAGAGTCCGGTATTTATAAATCAAAGAGGAAATACTTATAACTCTAAAACATTATCGAATCAAGTAACAGATATGATAAAAAAGACAAACTTAGAGTTTCTACTGTATCGTGAAAATCCAGTAACGGCGCATACATTCCGTCATGCTTTTGCAATTATGGCAGTAGAACAAGGTAATGCAGATTTATATCATTTAATGCAAACACTTGGCCATGAAAATATTCAAACGACTAAAATATATTTAGAAAAGCATATGAAGCGTAAAAACAACGTTGGATCCACTTTCGCTGATATGCTGGTTTAA
- a CDS encoding APC family permease: protein MTQQSLKRSITWVQGTALTIGAVLGCGILILPSITANSAGPASLLSWVIMSILAFPIVATLARLAKMIPSAGGITAYVQMAFNANTSAILGWIMLGSIPIGVPIIALTGAQYIDYVFPISNAGVIGIAAVILITSLLLHIKGIELSSKVSVFVICVISLLIIVAVVVSIPYVKLSSFTPFVPNGWSSVGASSVIIFFSFVGWEMITPLAEEFKRPAKDISISLFLGAICISIMYIAISFVTIGTHSYGDKNQIASLSILISKGLGPIGTYITTILAIFISFSAVHANIAGFSRMIYAQAREGHFPSFFAKLHSKFQTPTRVLLALGGIFSCILIFYGIARPNLEMLLKGPSVIFITSYIFTMLAALKLLKVQDIGWWMAFLSLVICIFVYSFSGWAIFYPVILSFIGGIYILMNKKSSTVIDHQLDTPNEK, encoded by the coding sequence TTGACACAACAATCATTGAAACGTTCAATTACTTGGGTACAAGGGACTGCATTAACCATAGGAGCTGTGTTGGGTTGTGGAATTCTTATATTACCCTCAATTACTGCAAATAGCGCTGGACCAGCTTCGCTTTTATCTTGGGTTATCATGTCTATATTAGCTTTTCCCATTGTCGCAACTCTGGCGCGTCTTGCTAAGATGATTCCTAGCGCAGGAGGAATTACAGCTTATGTTCAAATGGCATTTAATGCAAATACGAGTGCCATCCTAGGGTGGATTATGTTAGGATCTATTCCTATAGGAGTACCTATTATCGCTTTAACAGGTGCCCAATATATTGACTATGTTTTTCCAATAAGTAATGCAGGAGTTATAGGCATTGCGGCAGTAATTTTGATTACTTCTTTACTCTTACATATTAAAGGAATTGAGTTATCATCAAAAGTGAGTGTGTTTGTCATTTGTGTAATTTCACTTCTAATAATTGTGGCTGTTGTCGTTTCTATCCCCTATGTAAAATTAAGTTCTTTTACACCTTTTGTACCAAACGGATGGTCTTCTGTTGGAGCTTCTTCTGTAATTATCTTTTTCTCATTTGTAGGATGGGAGATGATAACCCCATTAGCTGAAGAGTTTAAAAGACCTGCTAAAGATATTTCCATTAGTCTATTTTTAGGGGCAATTTGCATCTCAATTATGTACATTGCAATATCTTTTGTAACAATAGGGACTCACTCATATGGTGATAAGAACCAGATAGCTTCCCTTAGTATTCTAATATCAAAAGGATTGGGACCAATAGGTACATATATAACCACTATTTTAGCAATTTTCATTTCTTTTAGTGCTGTACATGCTAACATTGCAGGTTTTTCAAGAATGATTTATGCCCAAGCTAGAGAAGGACATTTCCCTTCCTTCTTTGCTAAATTACATTCTAAATTCCAAACTCCAACTAGAGTTTTACTAGCTTTAGGCGGAATTTTTAGTTGTATTTTAATTTTTTATGGTATAGCACGACCAAATTTAGAGATGCTTCTAAAAGGCCCTAGTGTAATTTTTATTACCTCGTATATTTTTACAATGCTAGCCGCTCTTAAGTTATTAAAAGTTCAAGATATAGGTTGGTGGATGGCCTTCCTATCTTTGGTTATATGTATTTTTGTATATTCATTTAGTGGTTGGGCGATTTTCTATCCAGTAATCTTATCATTCATAGGTGGGATCTATATACTTATGAATAAAAAGTCCAGCACTGTAATCGATCATCAATTAGATACACCTAATGAAAAATAG
- a CDS encoding Lrp/AsnC family transcriptional regulator yields MDQTDLKILSHLQENARLSMVEIGKLVGLSSPSVTERVRRLEEQGVIISYRTIVNPKELKKHITAFVLMEPRDCNKYKKFAMEHPDVVECHRIAGLYSYLTKVVTESVHTLENYINLCLEYGKPTTLIVLSSPVEHKSLFTESEKS; encoded by the coding sequence ATGGATCAAACAGATTTAAAGATTCTTTCACATCTTCAGGAAAATGCACGTTTAAGTATGGTTGAAATAGGAAAGCTGGTAGGTTTGAGTTCCCCTTCTGTTACAGAGCGGGTCAGAAGACTAGAGGAACAGGGTGTCATTATAAGTTATCGTACAATTGTTAATCCGAAAGAATTAAAAAAACATATTACCGCGTTTGTTTTAATGGAACCAAGAGATTGCAACAAATATAAAAAATTTGCAATGGAACATCCAGATGTAGTCGAATGCCATCGTATTGCCGGTTTATATAGTTATTTAACAAAGGTAGTGACAGAATCAGTACATACACTCGAAAACTATATTAATTTGTGCTTAGAGTATGGAAAGCCTACAACCTTAATAGTGCTTTCTTCTCCAGTAGAACATAAATCACTTTTTACAGAGAGTGAAAAATCTTAA